The window GAAGGGCTCGTCCATCAGGATGACCGCGGGGTCGGTGATGAGCGAGCGGGCGATCGCGACCCGCTGCCTCATCCCGCCCGACAGCTCACTCGGGTACTTCCCCCCGAGCGAAGCCAGCTTCACCGTGGCGAGCAGCTCCTCGACCCGTCGCTCGACCGACCGCTTGTCGGCCGGATGACGGCCCATCCGTGCCGGGAGCGCGATGTTCTCGGCGACCGTGTACCACTCGAGCAGCGACGGCGTCTGGAACGCGATGCCGACCTTCCGGCTCGGCCCGCGCACCGGCTCGCCGCCGATCGAGACCGACCCGGAGGTCGGGGCCATCAGGCCGGCGATCATCCGGAGGAGCGTCGACTTGCCGCAGCCGGAGGGCCCGAGCACCGAGACGAACTGCCCGCTGGGGATCGTGAGCGACGTCGTGTCGACGGCGAGGAGCGAGTTGCGGTCCCGTGACGTGAACTCCATCGTCACGTCCTGGAGGGAGATCGACCCCTCGAAGGTGTCGACGCGGGGCTCCGGCTCGGTGAGGGTCACTTCTGCTCCACGATCGCGTCGTGGTCGAAGTCGTTCGCGGCGGCGATGTGGTCGGCGCTGAAGAACGTGTCGGGCAGCACCTCACCGGTCGGGGCGATCATGCCCGTGTCGACGAAGTAGTCGATCTGGTTCTGCCAGCGGTCGGCGGTCTGATCGCCCCAGAGGGTGTCGTCCGGGCGGTCGTCGACGCCCATCGAGACGAGGGTCGAGTCGAGGATGGCGAGGTCGGCCTCCAGCGCGGCGGTCTCGTCCTCGCCGGGGAGCGGTGCCCGCTCGGGGTAGCCGGCCCAGAACGCCCGAACGGCGCTCTCGGGGAAACGCTTGAGGTAGACGGTCGACTTGGCGATGGCCCGCGAGACGCCCTCGACCAGCTCGGGGTCGTCGGCGACGATCGTGTCGGTCGTCAGGATGCCGATGCCGTCCATGGTGGACGACCACTCGGTGCCCTCGAGAACCCGCGTCGGGTAGCCGGCGAGCTCCCACGACGTGTACAGACCGGGCCAGTACAGCACCGCATCCACCTCGCCCGTGTCGAGCGCCTGCATCGGCGTCGTGCCGTAGCCGGTCTCGATGATGGTCACGTCAGCCAGGGTCAGACCGTAGGGTTCGAGAGAGCGCGAGACGTAGGCGTCGGCATAGGGGCCGAGACCCCAGGTGCCGATGACGGCGCCCTTCAGGTCGCCGACCGAGGTGAGGGTCGAGTCGTCCAGCACCGCGAGGCTGATGTTGAGATCGGGGATGAGGTTGTAGATCATCTCGGCACCCATGGGCGCACCGTTGCCGGCGAACAGCGATTCCGAGGGCGAGGACATGACGAAGTCGGCCTGTCCGCTCGTCAGCGACTGGAGCAGGCCGTCGGCCGCCGCGTCGATCGTCATGTCGATGCACTCCTCGGCGAAGTAGCCCAGCTCGTTCGCGAGGATGCCGTAGGGGATGTACGACACGTCCAGGTCGGCGGTGCCGATCACCAGGTGCGCGGGAGTCGTCTCCGCGCAGTCGGCACCGGCCGCCGCGGCGTCATCCGACGCGCTCGCCCCGTTCGCGCATCCGGCCAGTGCGACCGCAGCCGCGATCGCGCCGACGGCTGCGACGCCGGCCCTCAGACCCTTCGTGAGACCACTCATGTTTGCCCCGTTCCTCCGTGGATGACCACCCGGCTCGAGGGGTCATGTCGATGGAGAGGACGCTATCCACGGCGGACAGCGGGGGTGTTGCGCGGTCGGTCACCCGACGTTACGCCGTGGCCACGGGGCCTCGCAGCCCGCGATTCCGGGCGGTCGCCGCGCCACGTGCCGGGTTACGCCGTGTCGCGCCGGCCCGGATTCGGGGTTCCGCCGAGTGCGTCGCGGCCCGCGCGGTCCCGCGGCCGCTCCGGCCCACCCCGCACGAGCGACGGCAGCCGCCGGTCGATGAGCGTCAGCACCACCGCGATCACCACCGCGATCGCCAGCACCACCGCCGAGTTCCGCACCGAGTCCGCGAACCCGATCGTGTCGACGTCGAGGAACGGATACGGGTACCACCCCGTCACCGCCCCGTGCACGAAGGTGTACACGAGCCACGCCAGCGGCCACACGAACGCGAGCGCCGCGGTGGCCCACGACATCCGCGGCCGGGGCCCGAACACGAGCCAGCCCAGAACGGTGGCCCACGGCGAGATGTAGTGGAACCCGATCGTCGCCGCGAGGGCCCAGCCTTCAGGATGCACGAGCCGGGCCAGCACCGTCTCGTAGACCAGCCCCGTGATGATGATGCCGATCAGCGCGTCGAAGCGCAGCACGCGCCAGAGGCGCCCGTCCTTGTGCACGTTCAGCGCGAGAACGACGGACGTGCCGAGCACGAACAGGTTGCTCTGGATCGTGAAGAAGCTGAACAGCCGCACGAACCGCGTCGCGAGCGATTCGTCGGCGGTGTTCTCGCTCGAGTTCACGTCCTGCCCGCCCGTGAAGATCAGCACGATCTGGATGACCAACGCCACCCCGACGACCACCGCGATGGCCCCGTACCAGACCCGGGCCGCGCGGGCCCGCGCATCCGCCCCTGTCGCCGTCGTCGCCGCTGCCGTCGCCGAACCCACCATGCCGCACTCCCCCGAGCCCCCGGCAGCCACCCCGCCGCGTCGCCCCAGGCTAGCGCCCCCGCGCCCGCCGGTGCCAGGGCGTAGCGTCAGAGCATGGACAACATCGTCGTGGGCGCGCTCGTCGCGATCGCCATCCTCATAATCGTCGTGCTGGTCGTGGTGCAGACGGCCCGCGGTCGAGGGCGCGGTGACGACGGCGGAGGCTCCACGGTCGTCTACGGCGACTCGGGCAGCGCCCCCGGCCATGGCCACGACCATGACCACAGCACCGGCGGTGACGGCTGGTCCGACGGCGGCGGTGGCGACAGCGGTGGGGGCGACAGCGGAGGCGGCGGCGGCGACGGAGGAGGAGGAGGAGGAGGAGGAGGCGGCGACTGACGACTTGCCAAGGTGGAAAGTACTTGCCATACTGAACCCACGAGACAAGGAGCCCACCATGGACATCACCCCCACCGTCACCCCGCACGAGGCCCGCGAACTCCTGCACCGCGCCGAGACCCTCAGCCGCGACGCCCACAACGCCACCCGCTGGCCGTACATCGCGTTCATCCTCGCCCTCGGCGTGGCGACGTCGATGGGCACCTTCGCCATGGCCGTCACCACCGGCGACACCTTCGGCCTGGCCTACTTCGCCACCCTCACGGTCGTCTTCGCGCTGCTGGTGTTCTTCATGTTCTCGATCCGCGGCCGCTCGGCCTTCTCCCGCGGCCGCCGCTGGACCGCCTACATCGCCGCCTGGTTCGTCAGCTACGCCGCCGCCCTCGCGGTGGTCATCTGGGCCCATGGCTCGGTGCCGCTGGCCGCCGCCGCCTCGGGCCTCGTGCTCGTCGTGAGCATCGTCTGCGCCGCCCGCGAGGCCCGCGCGTGACCGCCACCGAACAGCACCCCCGCCACCGCCTCGACGACGTCTTCACCAATCCGGTGCGCTTCTCGATCGTGGCCGCGCTAGACCGCGCAGGCACCCTGAGCTTCAAAGAGGTGAGGGATGCCGTCGAGATCACCGACTCCGCCCTCAGCAAGCAGGCCTCCGCCCTCGAGGCGGCCGGCTACCTCGCCATCGGCAAGTCCTTCGCGGGCAAGATGCCCCGCACCTCCCTCACCCTCACCCGCGCGGGCCGCGCCGCCTGGCGCGCCCACCTCGACGCCCTCCGCGCCATCGCGGGCGACGCCTAGCCCCGGCCCCGAGCTGCACTCCTCCCGACCAGACACAGCACCCACCAGGCGAGCGCACCGACGAGCGGCAGCAGGAGAACCGCCGCCATCCAGAGCACCCGCTGAGCACCAGAGAGGGTCTGCGAGCGTACGACTCCGATAAGCGCTCCGACCAACAACGTCAACCAGACGACGGCGACGAGTGCGCCACCGATCTCGAAGCCCAGCGGTACGACCGGTTCGACGGAATCGTCGAGGACCGCAGATCCGATGCTCATGAGTTCGACTGGTAGGCGCGGTCGCCACCGACGTTGAGCTGGAACCACACGTTCCAGCTGCCCCAGGCCGCCGTAACATCCGACTGCCACCGCGCGAACGCCGGCCCGTCATCCTCGACGTCGTCGAACTCGACCAGGCCGGGAGACGAACAGGTCGTCGGCGCGTAGCACTTCTGGTAGCCGTAGCCGGTATCCGTGATCCGATCGGGCAGCCCGTCGACGATCGTGTAGTCCACGTTCACGGCGCCGAGCAGAACACTGCCCCAGACTCCGTCGATCTGGCAGTTGTCGGCGTTCGAGTAGCCCGACCCCGTCGTGACGGTGCACTGCGTCACCGCTCCCGGGCTCGCCGGTTGCGGATCCTCGATCCCGACCGCCCGGAACGATCCGTCCGCGAACCGGTCGACGGTGTATGTGAAGCCGTCGGCACTCCACGCCTCACGAGCCGAGGGGCCAGGCGTGTACACATCCCACGGGGTCCCGCTCTCCGCCTCGCGCAGGAGAACCTGCTGCTGCGCCTCGGGCACGCCGAACTTCTCGAACAGCTCCTCCAGCGCGTCAGTATCGACAGGGGATGCAGACACACCGGAGGGAGCCGCAATCGACACCGCCGGAGCACTCACCACAGTCATGACGAGACCGGGTGCCACCGACAAAGCGGCAACGATCTTCCTGTTGGGCAGGATGCACATGATTCTCTCCTCTCCTACCCCACCCACCAGAACCTTGCCCCCTATTCGGGGGGTGACACAAGCTTCCACCATGGGCCTGGATGTGATAAAAGCGAGATTTCATCGCTTTCTCGGCAAGGGTGAAGGGACGGGTGAAAAGTGCCGTTCACTGCCCGGGCGGCACCGCCTGGGCGCGACCATGAAGACATGCGGGGGCGCCGGGTGATCCCCATTTCACGGCTCCCCCGCACATCCCACCCAGGCCCCGAGAAGCCCTCAGAGCGGCGCACTCCACCCCCGCACCGCGTGCACCACCGCCGACTTCGGGTACGCCGACGCCCCCGACCGCGGCCCGATCTCGAACAGATCGACCATCAACTGCAGCGGGTACGCCGGCGAAGCCGAAGACGAGAACACCACCCGCCCCTCGCACCCGATCACCGTGCCCGCCGGCCCCCACTCCACCGACCACGTGTGGGCCCCGGCCGCATCCACCGGCACCGTCACCGAGCGCATGTC of the Herbiconiux flava genome contains:
- a CDS encoding ABC transporter substrate-binding protein, whose translation is MSGLTKGLRAGVAAVGAIAAAVALAGCANGASASDDAAAAGADCAETTPAHLVIGTADLDVSYIPYGILANELGYFAEECIDMTIDAAADGLLQSLTSGQADFVMSSPSESLFAGNGAPMGAEMIYNLIPDLNISLAVLDDSTLTSVGDLKGAVIGTWGLGPYADAYVSRSLEPYGLTLADVTIIETGYGTTPMQALDTGEVDAVLYWPGLYTSWELAGYPTRVLEGTEWSSTMDGIGILTTDTIVADDPELVEGVSRAIAKSTVYLKRFPESAVRAFWAGYPERAPLPGEDETAALEADLAILDSTLVSMGVDDRPDDTLWGDQTADRWQNQIDYFVDTGMIAPTGEVLPDTFFSADHIAAANDFDHDAIVEQK
- a CDS encoding ABC transporter ATP-binding protein; amino-acid sequence: MTLTEPEPRVDTFEGSISLQDVTMEFTSRDRNSLLAVDTTSLTIPSGQFVSVLGPSGCGKSTLLRMIAGLMAPTSGSVSIGGEPVRGPSRKVGIAFQTPSLLEWYTVAENIALPARMGRHPADKRSVERRVEELLATVKLASLGGKYPSELSGGMRQRVAIARSLITDPAVILMDEPFGALDAITREHMHDELLSIWRESGATVLFITHDIAEAVYLSDRIVVMSPRPGRIVADIVNELPRPRNSSTRALPEFTRLASELRVHINH
- a CDS encoding winged helix-turn-helix domain-containing protein, whose protein sequence is MTATEQHPRHRLDDVFTNPVRFSIVAALDRAGTLSFKEVRDAVEITDSALSKQASALEAAGYLAIGKSFAGKMPRTSLTLTRAGRAAWRAHLDALRAIAGDA
- a CDS encoding chemotaxis protein CheY, with the translated sequence MDITPTVTPHEARELLHRAETLSRDAHNATRWPYIAFILALGVATSMGTFAMAVTTGDTFGLAYFATLTVVFALLVFFMFSIRGRSAFSRGRRWTAYIAAWFVSYAAALAVVIWAHGSVPLAAAASGLVLVVSIVCAAREARA
- a CDS encoding Pr6Pr family membrane protein, with product MVGSATAAATTATGADARARAARVWYGAIAVVVGVALVIQIVLIFTGGQDVNSSENTADESLATRFVRLFSFFTIQSNLFVLGTSVVLALNVHKDGRLWRVLRFDALIGIIITGLVYETVLARLVHPEGWALAATIGFHYISPWATVLGWLVFGPRPRMSWATAALAFVWPLAWLVYTFVHGAVTGWYPYPFLDVDTIGFADSVRNSAVVLAIAVVIAVVLTLIDRRLPSLVRGGPERPRDRAGRDALGGTPNPGRRDTA
- a CDS encoding PLDc N-terminal domain-containing protein, with protein sequence MSIGSAVLDDSVEPVVPLGFEIGGALVAVVWLTLLVGALIGVVRSQTLSGAQRVLWMAAVLLLPLVGALAWWVLCLVGRSAARGRG